DNA from Conexivisphaera calida:
CTCCAGCCACTCCGCTATCTTGTCGAACCCCTCCTCCCTCGCCACCTTGGCGAACCCGGGATACATCTGGGTCCACTCGTAGGTCTCGCCCTGTATCGCCGCCCTGAGCGCGTCCTCCACGTCCCTGACCTCCATCCCTATCACCGGGTCTATCCCCAGGAAGTTCATGTGCCCGAACGCGTGCCCCGTCTCGGCCTCCGCGGTCTTGCGGAAGACCTCGGCCACCTCCTTCTGCCCGGCCTTCTCGGCCATCTGCGCGTAGTAGAGGTAGCGCCTGTTCGCCATGGACTCGCCCTGGAACCCGGCCTTCAGGTTCTCGAAGGTCCTGCTCCCCTTGAGGGAATTACCGGTTGACATAATGATCGATCAGATTAAGAA
Protein-coding regions in this window:
- a CDS encoding rubrerythrin family protein, which encodes MSTGNSLKGSRTFENLKAGFQGESMANRRYLYYAQMAEKAGQKEVAEVFRKTAEAETGHAFGHMNFLGIDPVIGMEVRDVEDALRAAIQGETYEWTQMYPGFAKVAREEGFDKIAEWLEALVKVERFHARRFDQALEKLQSSKGEKVQVEDEVLYH